A genomic region of Leptospira mtsangambouensis contains the following coding sequences:
- a CDS encoding PASTA domain-containing protein produces the protein MKEKFLKILPYSGYVLFVGLGLLVFFVAAFLVVVVRTKEEQKVMMPYVIGKNYIEVHNELQRLQLKVRLETQRIPEKTDGIILAQSIDPGKEVEAGSKLYLTVNIGFDRVTIPDVKGQDLKRAKAILEKVLSGEVYVPLQIGGITYVPAVGDEPADTIIDQIPGPGKETHSGEKIYLLVTEPNTEKKSNQSANEPLDSTKFVGTPVPFVVDFLQRKKIPYRLKEATKPEFRDSHGLTSSFELKPAGAELGAYYLKPSESLVQDYEFLEYEVDDDDLYSAKLKYTKPGEDTEIEKEILTNQKLKEDEPVRFLIHRSGNVKLTLVGKETGVAKVWKLKGTY, from the coding sequence GTGAAAGAAAAGTTTCTAAAAATCCTACCTTACAGTGGTTATGTTCTATTTGTTGGTTTAGGGCTCCTTGTTTTTTTTGTAGCTGCCTTCCTTGTGGTCGTGGTTCGAACCAAAGAAGAACAAAAGGTAATGATGCCTTATGTGATTGGTAAAAACTACATTGAGGTTCATAACGAACTCCAAAGACTCCAACTCAAAGTCCGTTTAGAAACCCAAAGGATACCTGAAAAAACAGATGGGATCATTCTCGCCCAGTCCATTGATCCAGGTAAGGAAGTAGAAGCTGGATCTAAACTTTATCTTACTGTTAACATTGGATTTGATCGGGTCACCATTCCCGATGTCAAAGGCCAGGATCTAAAACGTGCCAAAGCCATTTTAGAAAAGGTACTTTCTGGGGAAGTATATGTTCCTTTACAAATTGGTGGGATCACTTATGTGCCTGCTGTGGGCGATGAACCTGCTGACACCATCATTGACCAAATTCCTGGGCCTGGAAAAGAAACTCATTCAGGTGAAAAAATCTATTTACTCGTAACAGAACCCAATACAGAAAAAAAATCCAACCAATCAGCAAATGAACCTTTGGATTCCACAAAATTTGTAGGAACTCCTGTTCCATTTGTTGTCGATTTTTTACAAAGAAAAAAAATTCCTTATCGTTTAAAAGAAGCCACCAAACCAGAGTTTCGTGATTCACATGGACTCACATCTTCGTTTGAATTAAAACCTGCTGGTGCGGAATTGGGAGCTTACTATTTAAAACCTTCAGAATCACTTGTCCAGGATTATGAATTTTTGGAATATGAAGTAGATGATGATGATCTTTATTCTGCCAAACTCAAGTATACAAAACCTGGGGAAGATACAGAAATCGAAAAAGAAATCTTAACCAATCAAAAACTAAAAGAAGATGAACCTGTGCGTTTTCTCATCCATCGTTCGGGAAATGTAAAACTTACACTCGTTGGCAAAGAAACCGGAGTGGCTAAGGTTTGGAAACTCAAAGGAACTTATTAA
- a CDS encoding HPr family phosphocarrier protein: MKQIQLKIREDSSGLHARPASLFVKMAASFPCEIFVIKDDIEVNGKSIMGLMMLALGPGSIFFVKADGKGEEEALLALETLVGRNFEANAT; encoded by the coding sequence TTGAAACAAATCCAATTAAAGATTAGAGAAGATAGTTCCGGGCTTCATGCAAGGCCAGCCTCTTTGTTTGTAAAGATGGCTGCAAGTTTCCCTTGTGAGATTTTTGTCATAAAAGATGACATTGAAGTCAATGGGAAATCCATTATGGGTCTTATGATGTTAGCTCTTGGACCCGGTTCTATTTTTTTTGTCAAAGCAGATGGAAAAGGAGAAGAGGAGGCACTTCTTGCTTTAGAAACTTTGGTTGGTCGAAATTTTGAAGCCAATGCCACTTAG
- the priA gene encoding replication restart helicase PriA, with amino-acid sequence MIQFAEVALNLSWESRTLTYEIPEDIPNLVRGVRVLVPLNGKEWEGVVIEIHSNEPNYETLSILKSMDKEPVLTEDQLDLAEWMAENYLSSLGEALFLMVPKGKKRKQEKQSPVQIQFDRLYPLTSAQKIAFDEITKNQKANTHLLYGITGSGKTEVYLHLMAEVLSQPKGSVIFLVPEISLTYPTITRIERIFPGQVAVLHSHLRTSEKFQNYLDLKEGKKRICIGTRSAVFAPLSDIALIILDEEHDGSYKEHGSPRYHARQVALQRILKTNGKLLLGSATPSLEIFYLAKAGQIGYSALKERANPEASLPTVEITEKKEDSELLSGDLQFKIADRLKKEEQTIILLNRRGYNPFIYSTATKEFIHCPKCTATLCYHSDKTVRCHLCGYKSTLQNLKQIHGEELDLFGAGTQKLEEYLLSHFPKARIERLDQDSSKNKEVTRDVLEKLGEGNLDILTGTQMIAKGLDYANVSLVGILNANHGLGVPDFRSSERTYSLISQVAGRAGRGEKKGEVLIQSNDPEHPVIKMAMEQNYPAFFEWELTFRRDLFYPPFSRLARLVFRSKYEEIANKQSVVYSELLKENMDASITLLGPSQCPFYKIDNNFRYHILLKSKSITTLRNLLRETKSKFKVDSKCYIEYDLDPLELV; translated from the coding sequence ATGATCCAATTTGCGGAAGTTGCTCTCAATCTATCTTGGGAAAGTAGAACCTTAACCTATGAAATTCCCGAGGACATTCCAAACTTGGTAAGAGGAGTTCGAGTTCTTGTTCCTCTGAATGGAAAGGAATGGGAAGGGGTTGTGATCGAGATCCACTCGAATGAGCCGAATTATGAAACTCTTTCCATTCTAAAGAGTATGGATAAGGAACCAGTCCTAACGGAAGACCAATTGGATCTTGCGGAGTGGATGGCAGAAAATTATCTTTCTTCTCTTGGCGAAGCCTTGTTTTTAATGGTCCCGAAAGGAAAAAAAAGAAAACAGGAAAAACAATCTCCCGTCCAAATTCAGTTTGATCGATTATATCCTTTAACTTCTGCTCAAAAAATAGCATTCGATGAAATCACCAAAAATCAAAAAGCCAACACACATTTGTTATATGGGATTACGGGAAGTGGAAAAACAGAAGTTTATCTCCACCTTATGGCGGAGGTTCTTTCCCAACCCAAAGGATCAGTGATTTTTCTTGTTCCTGAAATTTCACTCACTTATCCAACCATTACAAGGATTGAACGGATCTTTCCTGGACAAGTGGCGGTTTTACATTCACATCTCAGAACTTCAGAAAAATTCCAAAACTATCTGGATTTAAAGGAAGGAAAAAAACGGATTTGTATCGGAACACGTTCCGCTGTTTTTGCTCCTTTGTCTGACATTGCCCTCATTATTTTGGATGAAGAACATGATGGTTCTTACAAAGAACACGGCTCTCCTCGTTACCATGCGCGCCAAGTGGCTTTACAAAGAATTTTAAAAACAAACGGTAAATTGTTGTTAGGTTCTGCCACTCCGAGTTTAGAAATTTTTTACTTAGCAAAAGCAGGTCAAATTGGATATTCGGCATTAAAGGAAAGGGCAAATCCGGAGGCATCACTTCCCACAGTAGAAATTACGGAAAAAAAAGAAGATAGTGAACTCCTTTCGGGCGATTTGCAATTTAAAATTGCAGACCGATTGAAAAAGGAAGAACAAACCATCATCCTTCTGAATCGCAGAGGTTATAATCCCTTTATTTATTCCACCGCTACAAAAGAATTCATCCATTGTCCGAAATGTACGGCAACACTTTGTTATCATTCTGATAAAACGGTAAGGTGTCATCTTTGTGGATACAAATCAACCTTACAGAATTTAAAACAGATTCACGGCGAGGAGCTGGATTTATTTGGAGCAGGAACACAAAAGTTGGAAGAGTATTTACTTTCTCATTTTCCCAAAGCTCGGATTGAAAGATTGGACCAAGACAGTTCCAAAAATAAAGAAGTCACCCGTGATGTTCTCGAAAAGTTAGGCGAAGGAAATTTAGACATCCTTACCGGAACCCAAATGATTGCAAAAGGACTTGATTATGCAAACGTCAGTCTTGTGGGAATTTTAAACGCCAATCATGGGTTGGGAGTTCCTGACTTTCGCAGTAGCGAAAGAACCTATTCTCTAATTTCACAGGTGGCAGGTAGGGCCGGTCGGGGTGAAAAAAAAGGGGAAGTCCTCATCCAATCGAATGATCCCGAACATCCAGTCATTAAGATGGCAATGGAACAAAACTACCCTGCTTTTTTTGAGTGGGAATTGACTTTTAGAAGGGATTTGTTCTATCCACCTTTTTCTCGTTTGGCGAGGCTAGTTTTCAGATCAAAATATGAGGAAATTGCAAATAAACAATCTGTTGTTTATTCTGAACTTTTAAAAGAGAATATGGATGCCTCCATCACTCTTCTTGGGCCAAGCCAATGTCCATTTTATAAAATTGATAATAACTTTAGGTATCATATTTTGTTAAAATCCAAATCCATCACTACCTTACGAAATCTTTTGCGCGAAACAAAATCAAAGTTTAAAGTTGATTCCAAATGTTATATTGAATATGATTTGGATCCTTTAGAACTTGTTTAA
- the fmt gene encoding methionyl-tRNA formyltransferase: MKLSIGYFGSPEHSKELLSMLLEAGITIDFVVTNIDKPVGRKQTITPTPVKELAVSKGIPVIQSPKLRTDEEAQKQILSYGSPVHIVYAYGSIVPDNVFLDPKFGSINLHGSLLPKYRGASPVQSFLLSGEENSGFTIQFLAKEVDSGDIISQKSWKVETTETTASLLQTITKEGGKELIRLLKELESTETAWTSKPQNANEATHCKKITASDRPIHWSEPAQNIHNRIRALYPDPLAVTEFRDKKLILISSFLPNTGEEPVPIPEGLSPGSFFLYQKKRLFCLCGDGNLLGIDTLQPEGKKPMKGFEFFNGARVLAGESFT, encoded by the coding sequence ATGAAACTTTCAATTGGCTACTTCGGATCCCCTGAACACTCCAAAGAATTACTTTCTATGTTACTGGAAGCAGGAATCACCATCGACTTTGTTGTGACCAATATTGACAAACCAGTGGGAAGAAAACAAACCATCACTCCCACACCTGTGAAAGAATTGGCAGTTTCTAAAGGAATCCCTGTCATCCAATCTCCGAAACTAAGAACCGATGAAGAAGCGCAAAAACAAATCTTATCTTACGGTTCTCCTGTTCATATCGTTTATGCTTATGGATCGATCGTTCCCGATAATGTGTTTTTAGATCCCAAATTCGGTAGCATCAACCTACATGGAAGTTTACTCCCCAAATACCGCGGTGCCTCTCCCGTCCAAAGTTTCCTCCTCAGTGGAGAAGAGAACTCTGGGTTTACCATTCAGTTTTTAGCCAAGGAAGTGGATTCGGGAGATATCATTTCCCAGAAATCTTGGAAGGTGGAAACCACAGAAACCACAGCCTCTCTTTTGCAAACCATCACCAAAGAAGGCGGAAAAGAACTCATCCGTCTCCTTAAGGAATTAGAATCTACGGAAACCGCTTGGACCTCGAAACCGCAAAATGCTAACGAGGCAACCCATTGTAAAAAAATAACAGCCAGTGATCGTCCCATCCATTGGTCTGAGCCTGCCCAAAACATCCACAACAGGATCCGTGCCTTGTATCCTGATCCATTGGCAGTGACCGAATTTCGGGACAAAAAACTCATCCTGATCTCCTCCTTTCTACCCAATACCGGAGAGGAACCGGTTCCTATACCGGAAGGCCTCAGCCCTGGTTCCTTTTTCCTATACCAGAAAAAAAGGCTTTTCTGCCTCTGTGGAGACGGAAACCTGCTTGGTATAGACACCTTACAACCCGAAGGGAAAAAACCCATGAAAGGATTTGAGTTTTTCAATGGGGCACGGGTTTTAGCCGGAGAATCATTTACGTGA
- a CDS encoding sigma-54-dependent transcriptional regulator: protein MQKLIYILDDEKEIRKSLRVILEDEDYSVEDFANGKSLLKALSKERPSLVLLDVWVGKEDGLSILDECKKLYSSLPIVMISGHGTIELAVNATKKGAVDFLEKPLSIEKVIQTIESALEKTKDHEIPEFQLEVDEILGESAPIKRVKFAIFQAAQTNARVFISGENGTGKELTARAIHQNSKRKNEPYIEFNCASVPEETLEQELFGSEIHGNQTGPEIKMGKWEAAGNGTLFLDEVCDLPLSIQSKVLKVILEQKLERMGGKEFVPVDVRIIAATNSNVEEAIREGRFREDLYYALSVIPLELPPLRERNLDIPLLAEFYLNKSISENKLSPKTIDREGLDALTTHFWPGNVRELGNILERLSILVPGDTIRAKDVKEALHGFKKANEMVARGDLKHAKEEFERQYIIKTLQICEGNVTRTSKALGIERTHLYRKLRSLNISVEQLNEG, encoded by the coding sequence ATGCAAAAATTGATATATATACTTGATGATGAAAAAGAAATCAGAAAATCCCTCCGGGTGATTTTAGAAGACGAAGATTATTCAGTGGAAGATTTTGCTAATGGAAAATCTCTGCTCAAAGCTTTATCTAAAGAAAGGCCATCGCTCGTTCTGCTAGATGTTTGGGTTGGAAAAGAAGATGGACTTTCTATATTAGATGAATGCAAAAAATTATATTCCAGTTTGCCGATTGTGATGATTTCGGGACACGGGACCATTGAACTTGCAGTGAATGCTACTAAAAAAGGAGCAGTTGATTTTTTAGAAAAACCTCTCTCCATCGAAAAGGTCATTCAGACCATTGAGTCTGCTTTAGAAAAAACCAAAGACCATGAGATTCCCGAATTCCAACTCGAGGTAGACGAAATTTTAGGAGAATCTGCTCCCATCAAACGTGTGAAGTTTGCTATCTTTCAGGCTGCGCAAACCAATGCTCGTGTTTTTATTTCTGGCGAAAACGGAACAGGAAAAGAACTGACAGCAAGGGCCATCCACCAAAATTCCAAAAGAAAAAACGAACCATATATTGAATTCAATTGTGCCTCCGTTCCCGAAGAAACCTTAGAACAAGAGTTATTTGGTTCCGAAATACATGGTAACCAAACAGGTCCAGAAATCAAAATGGGAAAATGGGAAGCTGCTGGGAATGGCACTTTGTTTTTAGATGAAGTTTGTGATTTACCTCTTTCCATCCAATCGAAAGTTTTAAAGGTAATCCTTGAACAAAAACTAGAACGTATGGGTGGAAAAGAATTTGTTCCCGTCGATGTTCGAATCATTGCTGCTACCAACTCCAATGTGGAAGAGGCCATCAGGGAGGGACGATTTCGAGAAGATTTATACTATGCATTGAGTGTCATTCCATTGGAATTACCTCCGTTACGAGAAAGAAATTTGGACATCCCTTTACTTGCAGAATTTTATCTGAATAAATCCATTTCTGAAAATAAACTTTCTCCAAAAACCATTGACAGAGAGGGTCTTGATGCACTCACCACTCATTTTTGGCCAGGGAATGTAAGAGAACTTGGAAATATTTTGGAACGTTTGAGTATTCTGGTTCCAGGGGATACCATCCGAGCCAAAGATGTAAAGGAAGCCCTTCACGGATTTAAAAAAGCAAATGAAATGGTCGCTCGTGGGGATTTGAAACATGCCAAAGAAGAGTTCGAAAGGCAATACATCATCAAAACCCTACAAATTTGTGAAGGGAACGTGACAAGAACTTCAAAGGCTTTAGGAATTGAAAGAACACATTTGTATCGAAAATTACGTTCCTTAAATATTTCTGTTGAACAGTTGAACGAAGGTTAG
- the lptB gene encoding LPS export ABC transporter ATP-binding protein, translating to MENLVKIYNKRKVVDGVSFYIRKGEIVGLLGPNGAGKTTSFYMSVGFVTPDEGHVFIDNEDLTKAPMHIRARMGVGYLAQEASIFRKLTVAENLEAILETMNLPGDEIIRRRDELLMELQIMRVANQKGYTLSGGERRRCEIARALVTNPDFILLDEPFAGVDPIAVKDIQNVIQSLKDRGLGILITDHNVRETLKITDRAYIMYSGRILISGTADDLISDPETRRIYLGEDFKL from the coding sequence ATGGAAAATCTTGTTAAAATATATAACAAACGAAAAGTAGTTGATGGCGTTAGTTTTTATATTCGAAAAGGGGAAATTGTTGGACTTCTCGGTCCCAATGGTGCCGGAAAAACTACAAGCTTCTATATGAGTGTTGGTTTTGTCACTCCTGATGAAGGCCATGTTTTTATTGATAATGAAGACCTAACAAAAGCTCCCATGCATATTCGAGCCAGAATGGGTGTTGGTTATTTGGCACAAGAAGCAAGTATTTTCCGTAAACTAACCGTTGCTGAAAACTTAGAAGCTATTTTAGAAACGATGAATCTTCCTGGGGATGAAATCATTCGTCGCCGGGATGAACTCCTAATGGAGTTACAAATCATGCGAGTTGCCAACCAAAAAGGTTACACTTTGTCCGGTGGTGAAAGAAGACGTTGTGAAATTGCACGTGCACTTGTAACAAATCCCGATTTCATTCTTTTGGATGAACCTTTTGCTGGTGTGGATCCGATTGCGGTGAAAGATATCCAAAATGTCATCCAATCATTAAAGGACCGTGGTCTTGGAATTTTAATCACTGACCATAACGTAAGAGAAACATTAAAAATTACGGACAGAGCCTATATCATGTACAGTGGTCGAATTCTCATTTCCGGAACAGCAGATGACTTAATTAGTGATCCAGAAACCAGACGAATTTATTTGGGTGAGGATTTTAAACTATAA
- a CDS encoding LIC_11548 family sensor histidine kinase: MPLRFFKILPRLSDENRYYLRDIFIFFLTIVVSVVFSEFVFFRQEEDISFFSKLDTYVFILIPFFVLSLILSYVYRNRRNRETGKIRSSIRYRLTLAFLFVALIPSLPIFILSSNLTGRLIEGFYRVDISNALRSANLIIQNEEKEIEAEFISKVGILRSRLKGIKPDGYSVFQKSVQNGLFEKNEYYLGFVESGKLSFESRSLFRNFKGLEFVESKQNGIFVSRLYLSDRSYILCKFFLGQGMDVYVGQRIHKGLESDVQNIVNATSTYEKVSLWKEKIPFSVRITIASFSFAMFLIAILFSFLYARRISRPIINLANATKKVSLGESDIRLEKTEEGEMGILIDSFNQMVSDLNAKSEELMHTQRIAAWKEVAQRMAHEIKNPLTPIQLSAQRIQRKFQNPKSENLESVIFDATDTIIGQVRVLEHLVKEFSEFARMPVPVLINQKLNPILEEAVALFKDTTDIEFELKFAENLPEVFLDKRLFLGVINNLIKNAVEAIQSAENPKEEMDILSLKRKKIRIMSKLQKKALRKSIVIEIDDSGPGLKQEWKEKVFEPYFSTKENHGSGIGLAIVQKTIIDHHGHIVVEDSKLGGCKFRIELPLDSH, translated from the coding sequence ATGCCACTTAGATTTTTTAAAATACTTCCAAGATTATCTGATGAAAATCGTTATTATCTTCGCGATATATTTATCTTTTTTTTGACGATAGTTGTATCTGTTGTTTTTTCTGAGTTTGTTTTTTTTCGCCAAGAAGAAGACATTTCTTTTTTTTCAAAGTTGGATACTTATGTATTCATCCTAATTCCATTTTTTGTACTTTCACTAATACTTAGTTATGTTTATCGCAATCGCCGTAACCGAGAGACTGGAAAAATTAGAAGTTCCATTCGTTACCGGCTAACGCTTGCTTTTCTGTTTGTTGCCCTGATTCCATCATTGCCAATTTTTATTCTTTCTTCCAATTTAACTGGTAGGTTGATTGAAGGGTTTTATCGTGTTGATATTTCCAATGCCCTTCGTTCTGCCAATTTGATCATACAAAATGAAGAAAAAGAAATTGAGGCAGAATTTATAAGCAAAGTTGGTATTTTACGTTCTAGGCTGAAAGGGATAAAGCCAGACGGATACTCTGTCTTCCAAAAAAGTGTGCAAAACGGATTGTTTGAGAAAAATGAGTATTATTTGGGTTTTGTTGAATCTGGGAAACTTAGTTTTGAATCTAGAAGTTTGTTTCGTAATTTCAAAGGATTGGAATTTGTAGAATCAAAACAAAACGGAATCTTTGTGAGTCGGTTGTATTTAAGCGATCGTTCTTATATCCTTTGTAAATTTTTTCTGGGGCAAGGGATGGATGTTTACGTTGGACAAAGAATCCACAAGGGTTTGGAATCAGATGTTCAGAATATTGTCAATGCAACTTCTACCTATGAAAAAGTAAGTTTATGGAAAGAAAAAATTCCTTTTAGTGTTCGGATCACCATTGCTTCCTTTTCTTTTGCGATGTTTCTCATTGCTATATTGTTTTCTTTTTTGTATGCAAGACGTATCTCTAGGCCCATCATTAATTTGGCAAACGCAACAAAAAAAGTTTCGTTAGGTGAATCTGATATTCGTTTAGAAAAAACGGAAGAAGGGGAGATGGGAATTTTGATTGATAGTTTCAATCAAATGGTCAGTGACTTAAATGCTAAGTCAGAAGAACTCATGCACACCCAAAGGATTGCCGCGTGGAAAGAAGTTGCACAGAGAATGGCCCATGAAATCAAAAATCCTCTCACTCCTATTCAACTTTCTGCACAAAGAATACAAAGAAAATTTCAAAATCCGAAATCTGAAAATTTAGAATCAGTTATATTTGATGCGACAGATACAATCATTGGTCAAGTGCGTGTTCTCGAACATCTTGTCAAAGAATTTAGCGAATTTGCAAGAATGCCGGTTCCTGTACTCATTAATCAAAAACTAAATCCCATTTTGGAAGAGGCAGTTGCCCTTTTTAAAGACACTACCGATATTGAGTTTGAATTAAAATTTGCTGAAAATCTGCCTGAGGTATTTCTCGACAAACGATTGTTTCTTGGTGTTATCAATAACTTAATTAAAAATGCTGTTGAGGCTATTCAATCAGCAGAAAACCCCAAAGAGGAAATGGATATTTTAAGCCTGAAACGGAAAAAAATTCGAATCATGTCAAAATTACAAAAGAAAGCACTTCGCAAATCCATTGTAATTGAAATTGATGATTCGGGACCTGGTTTAAAACAAGAATGGAAAGAAAAAGTATTTGAACCTTATTTTTCTACAAAAGAAAATCATGGATCAGGGATTGGTCTTGCCATAGTTCAAAAAACTATTATTGATCACCACGGACACATTGTTGTCGAAGATTCTAAGTTAGGTGGTTGTAAATTTAGAATCGAACTTCCTTTGGATAGTCACTGA
- the rpoN gene encoding RNA polymerase factor sigma-54 yields the protein MKLGASLSQRQTQKLVMTQDLRQSIELLSLSTLELSDKIQNELLENPLLDEVGVDEKTKMPELFSIDEVKRLEKLNHEKSTDVNWQDSYSLEGPRTYDTEASDRNQKYIESSTRGETLEEHLLNQLRLIKLTKLEFEIGEVLISMIDDKGFITDDLAIVSKEMGYPETKVRRVLQVINELDPIGIGAKDMQETLLIQGKILFPDNILLHQLIGEFLSDLEKVDYKKIAKNLKITEEEILILARLIKKLEPYPATTYQGRKIDYVVADVVVKAVGNEFNIFINDEWLPKLSIQEEYKELLNQKLPPKEKEYFQTKYSSAQWLIRSIQQRRQTLQRVVSCIIDFQVDFFRGGIGFIKPLTLKEVAEKLNLHESTISRITTNKYIQTTWGIFELKWFFSSGVKSAEGGKESSKKIHEIIRNLVKDEDENNPLSDQDIVELMEKKGIEIARRTVAKYRKVLRILPSNERKRISSLKG from the coding sequence ATGAAACTCGGGGCTTCACTTTCACAACGCCAAACGCAGAAATTGGTGATGACCCAGGACTTACGTCAGTCCATTGAACTGTTATCTTTATCCACGTTAGAACTTTCTGATAAAATCCAAAACGAACTTTTGGAAAATCCATTGTTGGATGAGGTCGGTGTAGATGAAAAAACTAAAATGCCGGAACTCTTTTCAATCGATGAAGTAAAACGATTAGAAAAATTAAATCATGAAAAAAGTACCGATGTCAATTGGCAAGATTCTTATTCTTTAGAAGGCCCACGGACGTATGATACAGAAGCAAGTGATAGAAATCAAAAATACATCGAATCCTCCACTCGTGGAGAAACATTAGAAGAACATTTATTAAATCAATTAAGGCTTATCAAACTTACCAAATTAGAATTTGAGATTGGCGAAGTCCTTATTAGTATGATTGACGATAAGGGTTTTATTACCGATGACTTGGCTATTGTTTCAAAAGAAATGGGATACCCTGAAACAAAAGTTCGGCGGGTATTACAAGTTATCAATGAACTGGATCCCATCGGGATTGGCGCGAAGGATATGCAAGAGACCCTCCTCATCCAGGGGAAAATTCTTTTTCCAGATAATATTCTTTTGCACCAATTGATTGGAGAGTTTTTATCAGATCTAGAAAAAGTTGATTATAAAAAAATTGCAAAAAACCTTAAAATTACGGAAGAAGAGATCCTCATTTTAGCAAGGTTAATCAAAAAATTAGAACCATACCCTGCCACAACATACCAGGGAAGAAAAATAGATTATGTTGTTGCTGATGTAGTTGTCAAAGCAGTTGGAAATGAGTTTAATATATTCATTAACGATGAGTGGTTACCAAAACTTTCGATTCAAGAAGAATACAAAGAACTTTTAAATCAAAAACTGCCTCCTAAAGAAAAGGAATATTTTCAAACAAAATATAGCTCAGCTCAGTGGCTAATACGATCCATCCAACAAAGAAGACAGACTTTGCAACGTGTGGTGAGTTGTATCATCGATTTTCAGGTGGATTTTTTTCGAGGTGGGATCGGGTTTATCAAACCACTTACCTTAAAGGAAGTAGCAGAAAAACTCAATTTACACGAATCTACAATTTCTCGCATAACAACAAATAAATACATTCAAACCACTTGGGGGATTTTTGAACTCAAATGGTTTTTCTCCTCTGGGGTGAAGTCTGCAGAAGGAGGAAAGGAAAGTTCCAAAAAAATTCATGAAATCATTCGTAATTTGGTAAAAGATGAGGATGAAAACAATCCTTTGTCGGACCAAGATATCGTTGAGCTCATGGAGAAAAAAGGAATTGAAATTGCTCGTCGAACAGTTGCAAAGTATAGAAAGGTCCTCAGAATCCTTCCTTCCAACGAAAGAAAAAGGATCAGTTCTTTAAAGGGGTAA
- the hprK gene encoding HPr(Ser) kinase/phosphatase has product MPVPGITVDTILRDHEDLQLVLVTGEAGLSNRINNAEINRPGLSLTGFFDFFANDRIQILGKGEWAYLNSLAEDKLHEITEKFFEFHLNCIIYTHGNEPQVPFVERAKAKGIPLFKTEIATHRFITLISQILDRALAPRTMRHGVLIEVFGIGTLLTGRSGVGKSETALELIERGHRLVADDMVEIRRLSESYLIGSCSDLLRHHMEIRGLGILNIKDLFGVGSVRDHKLIELIINLKEWEEQTSGEYERTGIEQSMEEILGVSVPYIEIPVKPGRNIPIIVETAAMNQRLRKMGKNSAKEFSNKLNTYIQQSSIETNPIKD; this is encoded by the coding sequence ATGCCAGTTCCAGGGATCACGGTTGATACAATTCTTAGAGATCATGAAGACCTTCAATTGGTTTTAGTGACTGGTGAAGCTGGACTTTCCAATCGGATCAATAATGCTGAAATCAATCGACCAGGACTTTCTCTTACTGGATTTTTTGACTTTTTTGCCAATGATCGTATCCAGATTTTGGGGAAAGGAGAATGGGCCTATCTCAATTCTCTCGCAGAAGATAAACTCCACGAAATTACAGAGAAGTTTTTTGAATTTCATTTGAATTGTATCATTTATACACATGGTAATGAACCACAAGTTCCGTTTGTAGAAAGAGCAAAGGCCAAAGGGATTCCTCTTTTTAAAACAGAAATTGCCACTCATAGATTCATCACACTGATATCTCAAATTTTAGATCGTGCTCTTGCACCCCGTACGATGCGTCATGGTGTTCTCATTGAAGTATTTGGAATTGGGACTTTGCTTACAGGTCGCTCTGGTGTAGGAAAAAGTGAAACTGCTTTGGAGTTGATTGAAAGAGGTCACAGACTTGTTGCGGACGATATGGTGGAGATTCGTCGCCTAAGTGAAAGTTATTTGATAGGATCTTGTTCTGATTTACTGCGTCACCATATGGAAATTCGAGGTTTGGGAATTCTGAACATCAAAGATCTATTTGGTGTCGGATCTGTCAGAGACCACAAATTAATTGAACTCATTATCAATTTAAAAGAATGGGAAGAACAAACTTCCGGTGAATACGAAAGGACCGGAATCGAACAAAGTATGGAAGAGATCCTTGGTGTTTCTGTTCCATACATTGAAATTCCAGTGAAACCAGGCCGTAATATCCCTATCATTGTTGAAACAGCAGCGATGAACCAACGTTTGCGTAAAATGGGGAAAAATAGTGCTAAAGAATTTTCTAATAAACTAAATACATATATCCAACAGAGTTCCATTGAAACAAATCCAATTAAAGATTAG